In Molothrus ater isolate BHLD 08-10-18 breed brown headed cowbird chromosome 21, BPBGC_Mater_1.1, whole genome shotgun sequence, a single genomic region encodes these proteins:
- the CA4 gene encoding carbonic anhydrase 4 gives MELLLLALLCLHILKTEALVGHWCYQSQKCELPQCEGPAQWHHSYQDCKGNRQSPVNIVTRNVVYEKSLQPLSFEGYDEQGSALWDLQNNGHTVKVALDMSPKIGGGGLERKYKAVEFHFHWGVLTEQQILSPGSEHSIDGEKYPMEFHIVHIREDASDMTEAKKTPDGLAVLAFFVEAGKENKNYETLLSELKNIEFKGASAKVDPLPLSSLLPPEEHLGRYYRYQGSLTTPDCYQGVIWTIFETPVQLSLSQLSQFAALHFDGKNSTPMMENFRPAQPLKGRRVLWSGASLALPTAQLLLLALALTCTLSSLSH, from the exons ATGGAATtgctgctccttgctctgctctgcctgcacattCTCAAGACAGAGGCACTAG TGGGCCACTGGTGCTATCAGTCCCAGAAGTGTGAGCTGCCACAGTGTGAAG GTCCTGCGCAATGGCATCATTCATACCAGGACTGCAAGGGGAACAGGCAGTCCCCTGTCAACATTGTCACCCGAAATGTGGTGTATGAGAAgagcctgcagcccctgagcttTGAGGGGTACgatgagcagggctctgccctgtggGACCTGCAGAACAACGGGCACACAG TTAAAGTGGCACTAGACATGTCCCCTAAAATCGGAGGAGGAGGCCTGGAGAGGAAATACAAGGCAGTAGAATTCCATTTTCACTGGGGAGTCCTGACCGAGCAACAAATCCTGAGTCCTGGCTCAGAGCACAGCATAGATGGAGAGAAATACCCCATGGAG TTTCACATCGTCCACATCAGAGAAGATGCTTCAGATATGACAGAAGCCAAGAAAACTCCAGATGGTTTGGCTGTGTTGGCCTTCTTTGTAGAG gctggcaaagaaaataaaaactatgaAACTCTATTGAGTGAATTAAAGAATATTGAATTCAAAG GGGCATCAGCAAAGGTGGATCCTTTGCCACTGAGCTCTCTCCTCCCGCCTGAGGAACACCTTGGGAGGTACTATCGCTACCAGGGGTCCCTCACCACCCCTGACTGCTACCAGGGTGTCATCTGGACCATCTTTGAGACGCCAGTTCAGCTCAGCCTGAGCCAG CTGTCCCAGTTCGCAGCACTGCACTTTGACGGGAAGAACTCCACTCCCATGATGGAGAATTTCCgaccagcacagcccctgaaGGGGCGCAGGGTGCTCTGGTCGggggccagcctggccctgcccacggcacagctgctgctgctggccctggctctgACCTGCACCCTCAGCTCTCTGTCCCACTGA
- the LOC118694036 gene encoding LOW QUALITY PROTEIN: lysophosphatidic acid receptor 1-like (The sequence of the model RefSeq protein was modified relative to this genomic sequence to represent the inferred CDS: deleted 1 base in 1 codon), translating into MNGFLNCSANHTKIWSHYLVLALGIPQLTINVVSIIFNCTVIFTRLATRDLHKPISILFCNLAVSDLFTSFSGFWISMLFITNPDITIFGSRDMLAPYSLYTTSILSTIYNLVSIGIERYLAVAESMRTRFRVARNHSIAVVFINWVLAFFLGCLPLMGWSCLQAESNVSVLYSPFCVNYLVFIAMPNVAVAFLVPLFTYLRIIIILRKRKLRMQACGQATGTYRSAETQVARTSISIWLLALVSYAPFLAGVVFDAANQRCHGELYPGVYIFRNCTAMLITLTCLGNPLLYTLRLRALGARLKVPRGLWASRVRACAVGHV; encoded by the exons ATGAATGGGTTCCTGAACTGCTCTGCCAACCACACCAAGATCTGGAGTCACTACTtggtgctggccctgggcatcCCCCAGCTGACCATCAACGTCGTCTCCATCATCTTCAACTGCACTGTCATCTTCACCCGCCTGGCCACCAGGGACCTGCACAAGCCCATCTCCATCCTCTTCTGCAACCTGGCTGTCTCTGACCTCTTCACCAGCTTCTCTGGCTTCTGGATTTCCATGCTGTTCATCACCAACCCCGACATCACCATCTTTGGCTCCCGGGACATGCTGGCTCCCTACTCCCTGTACACCACCTCCATCCTGTCCACCATCTACAACCTGGTGAGCATCGGCATCGAGCGCTACCTGGCCGTGGCCGAGAGCATGAGGACGAGGTTCAGGGTGGCCAGGAACCACTCCATCGCCGTGGTCTTCATCAACTGGGTCCTGGCCTTCTTCCTGGGCTGCCTGCCCCtgatgggctggagctgcctgcaggcagagagcaACGTCTCGGTGCTCTACAGCCCCTTCTGCGTCAACTACCTGGTGTTCATTGCCATGCCCAACGTGGCCGTGGCCTTCCTCGTGCCCCTCTTCACCTACCTGAGGATCATCATCAtcctgaggaagaggaagctGAGGATGCAGGCGTGCGGCCAAGCCACA GGCACCTACAGGTCGGCAGAGACGCAGGTGGCCAGGACCAGCATCTCCAtctggctgctggccctggtgtCCTACGCGCCATTCCTGGCCGGCGTCGTCTTTGACGCGGCCAACCAGCGCTGCCACGGCGAGCTGTACCCTGGGGTGTACATCTTCAGGAACTGCACGGCCATGCTGATCAccctcacctgcctgggcaACCCCCTGCTCTACACGCTGAGGCTCCGGGCGCTGGGGGCCCGGCTGAAGGTGCCGCGCGGCCTCTGGGCCTCGCGCGTGAGGGCCTGCGCCGTCGGCCACGTCTGA
- the ZNHIT3 gene encoding LOW QUALITY PROTEIN: zinc finger HIT domain-containing protein 3 (The sequence of the model RefSeq protein was modified relative to this genomic sequence to represent the inferred CDS: deleted 1 base in 1 codon) codes for MRAPGPCAECGAGPAARYRCPRCGTAYCSVPCCRTHRERCAPGARREEEAAGPGSPPAPAGSPGAPEDILGEEEEQDRVPPQKLQLLGNNAELRDLLRNPHLRQLLLALEQARDKSSLLRRLMQEPLFLEFADCCLGIVEPPEEKENVLPE; via the exons ATGAGGGCACCGGGACCGTGCGCGGAGTGCGGGGCG GGGCCTGCGGCCCGGTACCGCTGTCCGCGCTGCGGCACCGCCTA CTGCTCCGTGCCGTGCTGCCGGACCCACCGCG AGCGCTGCGCGCCCGGTGCCCGGCGGGAGGAGGAAGCGGCCGGGCCCGGATCCCCCCCTGCCCCCGCAGGCAGCCCCGGGGCCCCGGAGGACATCCTgggcgaggaggaggagcaggaccGCGTCCCGCCGCAgaaactgcagctcctgggtaacaa CGCGGAGCTGCGGGATTTACTGCGGAACCCCCACCTgcggcagctgctgctggcgctGGAGCAGGCTCGGGACAAAAGCTCCCTCCTGAGGCGGCTGATGCAGGAGCCGCTGTTCCTGGAGTTCGCCGACTGCTGCCTGGGCATCGTGGAGCCTCCCGAGGAGAAGGAGAACGTCCTCCCCGAGTGA